A part of Amycolatopsis camponoti genomic DNA contains:
- a CDS encoding penicillin-binding transpeptidase domain-containing protein, with translation MSARRRRGALAVLLLVAATTAGCSGNDPEDALSAFLDAVASGDVAAAAANTDSPDAAATVLSQVRGVLEPESLDVDDEEVKEPNGDTVTAGYQLTWHLPHGRTWTYRADALLRAAENGWQVHWQPTVVHPQLAVGQTLGLLPQLPDTAPVLDRDGVPLMRPQTVIGVAVDPQKTGNASAVAGSLAKALHRFEPSVTGRSVLDGMSKTKPGDAYPVISLRAGDYQRVKPVIYDLPGVRFASQERLLPVTRGSGQQVLPGIRALVEQQLAGAAGWRIITRGVTGSEVSELKAEPPRPSAAVTSTLSARIQAVAEKALETEPYPAALVAIQPSSGDILAVAQNRPADDEGSLALAGRFPPGSTFKIVTAAAALATGDVDAGSPVDCPGTTTIENRVVPNEGRFDLGRVPLTTAFARSCNTTFARLAAGLPSSALTDAARSFGIGADFVVPGLTTVTGAVPASDSAVQRAENGFGQGTVVTSPFGLALAAATVQAGKVPTPSIVKGLPATTQNVGDPPSDDVLGALRGMMREVVTAGTATGLRDIPDVAGKTGTAQFGDGSRSHGWFVGYRGDLAFAVLLTEAGSSKPAVQAAHRFLAGVG, from the coding sequence ATGAGTGCACGTCGACGCCGCGGTGCGCTCGCGGTGCTGCTGCTCGTCGCCGCGACCACGGCCGGGTGCTCGGGCAACGATCCCGAGGACGCTCTTTCGGCCTTCCTCGACGCCGTCGCGTCCGGGGACGTCGCCGCCGCGGCCGCGAACACCGACTCGCCGGACGCGGCCGCGACCGTGCTGTCCCAGGTCCGCGGCGTGCTCGAGCCCGAGTCCCTGGACGTCGACGACGAAGAGGTGAAGGAGCCGAACGGCGACACCGTCACCGCCGGCTACCAGCTCACCTGGCACCTGCCGCACGGCCGCACCTGGACCTACCGCGCCGATGCCCTGCTGCGCGCGGCCGAGAACGGCTGGCAGGTGCACTGGCAGCCGACGGTCGTGCACCCGCAGCTCGCTGTGGGCCAGACCCTCGGCCTGCTGCCGCAGCTGCCCGACACCGCGCCGGTCCTCGACCGCGACGGCGTGCCGCTGATGCGCCCGCAGACCGTGATCGGGGTGGCCGTCGACCCGCAGAAGACGGGCAACGCGAGCGCCGTCGCCGGCTCGCTCGCGAAGGCGCTGCACCGCTTCGAGCCGTCGGTCACCGGCCGCTCGGTGCTGGACGGGATGAGCAAGACCAAGCCCGGGGACGCCTACCCGGTGATCAGCCTGCGCGCCGGCGACTACCAGCGGGTCAAGCCGGTGATCTACGACCTGCCCGGCGTCCGGTTCGCCAGCCAGGAGCGGCTGCTGCCGGTCACCCGCGGTTCCGGGCAGCAGGTCCTCCCCGGCATCCGCGCGCTGGTCGAGCAGCAGCTGGCGGGTGCGGCGGGCTGGCGGATCATCACCCGTGGCGTCACCGGCAGCGAGGTCTCCGAGCTGAAAGCGGAGCCGCCGCGGCCGTCGGCGGCCGTCACCAGCACGCTCAGCGCGCGGATCCAGGCCGTCGCCGAGAAGGCCTTGGAAACCGAGCCGTACCCGGCCGCTCTGGTGGCGATCCAGCCCTCGAGCGGCGACATCCTCGCCGTCGCGCAGAACCGGCCCGCCGACGACGAGGGCTCGCTGGCACTGGCCGGCCGCTTCCCGCCCGGGTCGACGTTCAAGATCGTGACGGCGGCGGCCGCGCTGGCGACCGGCGACGTCGACGCCGGCAGCCCGGTCGACTGCCCCGGCACCACGACGATCGAGAACCGCGTCGTCCCGAACGAAGGCCGGTTCGACCTCGGCCGCGTCCCGCTGACGACGGCGTTCGCGCGCTCGTGCAACACGACCTTCGCCCGGCTCGCCGCCGGGCTGCCGTCGTCGGCGCTCACCGACGCCGCCCGCTCGTTCGGGATCGGCGCGGACTTCGTCGTCCCCGGCCTGACCACGGTCACCGGCGCCGTCCCGGCCAGCGACTCGGCCGTCCAGCGCGCCGAGAACGGCTTCGGCCAGGGCACGGTGGTGACCAGCCCGTTCGGCCTGGCACTGGCCGCGGCCACGGTGCAGGCGGGGAAGGTGCCGACGCCGTCGATCGTCAAGGGCCTGCCCGCGACCACGCAGAACGTCGGCGACCCCCCGTCGGACGACGTCCTGGGCGCCCTGCGCGGGATGATGCGCGAGGTCGTCACCGCGGGGACCGCGACCGGGCTGCGGGACATCCCCGACGTCGCGGGCAAGACCGGCACCGCACAGTTCGGCGACGGCTCCCGCTCGCACGGCTGGTTCGTCGGCTACCGCGGTGACCTGGCGTTCGCCGTGCTGCTGACCGAGGCCGGGTCGTCCAAACCGGCGGTGCAGGCCGCGCACCGGTTCCTGGCGGGGGTCGGCTGA
- the map gene encoding type I methionyl aminopeptidase — protein MSVRAPLVPGVQTPRRDVPSSIARPEYVDKPAPKRDTGSGVRTPEVIEAMRVASRIAAQALEEGGKAVKPGATTDDIDKVVHEFLLDHHAYPSTLGYRRFPKSCCTSLNEVICHGIPDSTVIEDGDICNIDVTAYIGGVHGDTNATFLAGDVSEEARLLVERTREATMRAIKAVRPGRQLNVIGRVIESYAKRFGYGVVRDFTGHGVGPAFHTPPTVLHYEEPSVDTIIEEGMTFTIEPMITLGTIDYDIWPDDWTVTTKDKKWTAQFEHTLVVTADGSEILTLP, from the coding sequence ATGTCCGTTCGTGCCCCGCTGGTTCCCGGCGTCCAGACGCCGCGCCGTGACGTCCCCAGTTCCATCGCCCGTCCCGAGTACGTGGACAAGCCGGCGCCGAAGCGGGACACCGGCAGTGGCGTGCGCACGCCCGAGGTGATCGAGGCGATGCGGGTCGCGAGCCGGATCGCGGCGCAGGCGCTGGAGGAGGGCGGCAAGGCCGTCAAGCCGGGAGCGACCACCGACGACATCGACAAGGTGGTGCACGAGTTCCTGCTCGACCACCACGCCTACCCCTCGACGCTGGGCTACCGCCGGTTCCCGAAGTCGTGCTGCACCTCGCTCAACGAGGTCATCTGCCACGGCATCCCGGACTCGACGGTGATCGAGGACGGCGACATCTGCAACATCGACGTGACGGCCTACATCGGCGGCGTCCACGGCGACACGAACGCGACGTTCCTGGCCGGCGACGTCTCCGAGGAGGCGCGCCTGCTGGTGGAGCGCACCCGCGAGGCGACGATGCGGGCGATCAAGGCGGTCCGGCCGGGCCGGCAGCTCAACGTGATCGGCCGGGTCATCGAGTCCTACGCGAAGCGCTTCGGCTACGGCGTGGTCCGCGACTTCACCGGCCACGGCGTCGGCCCCGCGTTCCACACGCCGCCCACGGTCCTGCACTACGAAGAGCCCTCCGTCGACACGATCATCGAGGAGGGCATGACCTTCACGATCGAGCCGATGATCACCCTGGGCACCATCGACTACGACATCTGGCCCGACGACTGGACCGTCACCACGAAGGACAAGAAGTGGACGGCCCAGTTCGAGCACACCCTCGTGGTGACGGCCGACGGCAGCGAGATCCTCACGCTGCCCTGA
- a CDS encoding ABC transporter permease, whose translation MNAVQMAVTDGVTIAKRNSIKIFRSLDLLGSLVFTPVMFVLLFGYVFGSVIDVPGLSYREFMLPGIFTLAVAMGGIVTGYGLTDDLQKGIIDRFRSLPMSPAAVLIGRTTADLILSTASLLIMGLVGLLVGWRIHTSVLEALGGIVLLLAFSYALSWVMGALGLAVRKPEVFNNVSMVVVFPLTFLANTFVDSGRLPGPLRAIADWNPVSAITQAARELFGNTSAALPPRDVWPMQHALLASVLWIALLLAIFVPLSVRCYKKATSH comes from the coding sequence ATGAACGCGGTGCAGATGGCCGTCACCGACGGCGTGACGATCGCCAAGCGCAACTCGATCAAGATCTTCCGGTCGCTGGACCTGCTCGGGTCCCTCGTGTTCACGCCGGTGATGTTCGTGCTGCTCTTCGGCTACGTGTTCGGCAGCGTGATCGACGTCCCCGGGTTGTCGTACCGCGAGTTCATGCTGCCCGGGATCTTCACCCTCGCGGTGGCGATGGGCGGCATCGTCACCGGCTACGGACTGACCGACGACCTGCAGAAGGGCATCATCGACCGGTTCCGCTCACTGCCGATGTCGCCCGCCGCCGTGCTGATCGGGCGGACCACCGCGGACCTCATCCTCAGCACGGCGAGCCTGCTCATCATGGGCCTGGTCGGCCTGCTGGTCGGCTGGCGCATCCACACGAGCGTGCTCGAGGCGCTGGGCGGGATCGTCCTGCTGCTGGCCTTCTCCTATGCGCTGTCGTGGGTGATGGGCGCGCTCGGGCTGGCCGTGCGCAAGCCCGAGGTGTTCAACAACGTGTCGATGGTGGTCGTCTTCCCGCTGACGTTCCTGGCCAACACGTTCGTCGACAGCGGCCGGCTGCCCGGCCCGCTGCGGGCGATCGCGGACTGGAACCCGGTCTCGGCGATCACGCAGGCGGCGCGGGAGCTGTTCGGCAACACGAGCGCGGCCCTCCCGCCGCGCGACGTCTGGCCGATGCAGCACGCGCTCCTGGCGTCGGTGCTGTGGATCGCGCTGCTGCTGGCGATCTTCGTGCCGCTTTCGGTGCGCTGCTACAAGAAGGCCACGAGCCACTGA
- a CDS encoding ATP-binding cassette domain-containing protein translates to MSDAIVAEGLVKKYGKVTALDEMSLRVPEGTVLGVLGPNGAGKTTTVQILTTLQQPDAGRATVAGFDVVKDAQQLRTHIGASGQYAAVDLELTGAENLEMVGRLYHLGTKRAKARGRELLARFSLDAAADRPVKGYSGGMRRRLDLAGALVANPPVLFLDEPTTGLDPRARTELWDVITELVAGGTTLLLTTQYLEEADRLADSIAVIDHGRVIARGTADELKDLVGGERIELTVGTHDDVAVARRTLAGLGGGEPQAEGFRLTVPVTHGAKALTEALALLAADGVDVRDVGLRRPTLDDVFLTLTGHDVAETVKEAV, encoded by the coding sequence ATGTCAGACGCCATCGTGGCCGAGGGACTGGTCAAGAAGTACGGGAAGGTCACCGCGCTCGACGAGATGTCGTTGCGGGTGCCGGAAGGCACGGTGCTCGGCGTGCTCGGGCCGAACGGCGCCGGAAAGACCACCACCGTCCAGATCCTCACGACACTCCAGCAGCCGGACGCGGGCCGTGCGACGGTCGCCGGGTTCGACGTCGTGAAGGACGCGCAGCAGCTGCGTACGCACATCGGCGCGTCGGGGCAGTACGCCGCCGTCGACCTCGAGCTGACCGGGGCCGAGAACCTCGAGATGGTCGGCAGGCTCTACCACCTGGGCACCAAGCGGGCCAAGGCACGCGGCCGGGAACTGCTGGCCCGGTTCAGCCTGGACGCCGCCGCCGACCGCCCGGTCAAGGGCTACTCCGGCGGCATGCGGCGCCGGCTCGACCTGGCCGGAGCGCTGGTGGCGAACCCGCCGGTGCTGTTCCTCGACGAGCCCACCACCGGGCTCGACCCGCGGGCCCGCACCGAGCTGTGGGACGTCATCACCGAACTGGTCGCCGGCGGCACCACGCTGCTGCTGACCACGCAGTACCTCGAAGAGGCCGACCGGCTGGCCGACAGCATCGCCGTCATCGACCACGGGCGCGTGATCGCCCGCGGCACCGCCGACGAGCTCAAGGACCTCGTCGGCGGCGAGCGGATCGAGCTGACCGTCGGCACGCACGACGACGTCGCCGTGGCCCGGCGGACGCTGGCCGGGCTGGGCGGCGGTGAGCCGCAGGCCGAGGGCTTCCGCCTCACCGTGCCCGTGACCCACGGCGCGAAAGCGCTTACCGAAGCGCTGGCGCTGCTCGCCGCCGACGGCGTCGACGTCCGCGACGTCGGCCTCCGCCGCCCGACCCTCGACGACGTTTTTCTCACCCTGACCGGCCACGACGTGGCCGAGACCGTGAAGGAGGCCGTGTGA
- a CDS encoding DUF4097 family beta strand repeat-containing protein, whose amino-acid sequence MPVFPTPEPITATIDVSVADVRIVASERAETTVEIEPADPTDGEDVKAVARTHVEFAGGELLVKGPKYVTKLWGKAGALHITVELPAGSRIRGTAAMGDFRVGGRIGDSRLKTSVGDIHLDEAAVIEASTATGDVTVDRATGHAEVHTGSGELRIREIDGTAVLKNSNGETRVGEVTGDLRVSVANGDILVDVAHAGVHAKTASGDIRIGEVIRDRVVLETAVGEIEVGIREGSAAWLELNSLTGSVRNTLSATDGPGASTETVEVKAHTYTGDIVIRRA is encoded by the coding sequence ATGCCTGTTTTCCCCACCCCCGAGCCGATCACGGCCACGATCGACGTGAGCGTCGCGGACGTCCGGATCGTCGCCAGCGAGCGTGCGGAGACCACCGTCGAGATCGAACCCGCCGACCCGACCGACGGCGAGGACGTCAAGGCCGTGGCCCGGACCCACGTCGAGTTCGCCGGCGGCGAGCTGCTGGTCAAGGGCCCGAAGTACGTCACCAAGCTCTGGGGCAAGGCCGGCGCCCTGCACATCACCGTCGAGCTGCCGGCCGGCTCCCGGATCCGCGGTACCGCCGCGATGGGCGACTTCCGCGTCGGCGGCCGCATCGGGGACAGCCGGCTCAAGACCTCCGTCGGCGACATCCACCTCGACGAAGCCGCCGTGATCGAGGCGAGCACCGCCACCGGCGACGTCACCGTCGACCGCGCCACCGGGCACGCCGAGGTCCACACCGGCTCCGGCGAGCTGCGGATCCGCGAGATCGACGGCACCGCCGTGCTGAAGAACTCCAACGGCGAGACCCGCGTCGGCGAGGTGACCGGCGACCTGCGCGTCAGCGTCGCCAACGGGGACATCCTCGTCGACGTCGCCCACGCGGGCGTGCACGCCAAGACCGCGTCCGGCGACATCCGGATCGGCGAGGTCATCCGCGACCGCGTCGTCCTCGAGACCGCCGTCGGCGAGATCGAGGTCGGCATCCGCGAGGGCAGCGCCGCGTGGCTCGAGCTCAACTCGCTGACCGGCAGCGTGCGCAACACGCTCAGCGCCACCGACGGCCCCGGTGCCAGCACCGAGACCGTCGAGGTCAAGGCCCACACCTACACCGGCGACATCGTCATCCGCCGCGCCTGA
- a CDS encoding toxin-antitoxin system HicB family antitoxin, translated as MDLTPFVDELRRELAVAAEAAGEEAVALAERLTAPLESAIRLTLLDVLSAATDEITRDLAPGSVEVRLRRREAEFAVSLPTPPEPAPAEAPPPPPEPDDGAVARINLRLPEQLKQRVEEAAARDRISINAWLVRAANSALGPGRSQPPPRRSAFGEKYTGWVQ; from the coding sequence ATGGACCTGACGCCCTTCGTGGACGAACTCCGCCGGGAGCTCGCGGTCGCCGCCGAAGCGGCGGGCGAGGAAGCCGTCGCTCTCGCCGAGCGGCTCACCGCGCCGCTCGAATCGGCGATCCGGCTCACCCTGCTCGACGTGCTTTCGGCCGCGACCGACGAGATCACCCGCGACCTCGCTCCCGGCTCCGTCGAAGTGCGCCTTCGCCGCCGCGAGGCCGAGTTCGCCGTTTCGCTGCCCACCCCACCCGAACCCGCACCCGCCGAGGCACCACCGCCCCCGCCGGAGCCCGACGACGGCGCCGTCGCGCGGATCAACCTGCGCCTGCCCGAGCAGCTCAAGCAGCGCGTCGAAGAAGCCGCGGCCAGGGACCGGATCTCCATCAACGCCTGGCTCGTCCGGGCCGCGAACAGCGCGCTCGGCCCCGGCCGGAGCCAGCCGCCGCCGCGCCGCTCGGCCTTCGGTGAGAAGTACACCGGCTGGGTTCAGTAA
- a CDS encoding FadR/GntR family transcriptional regulator codes for MPLATTRRAGLVDQVIEQLRTAVAEGEWPLGKRIPTEAELGEQLGVGRNTIREAVRALAHTGLLEVRQGDGTYVRATSEVSGAIRRLCGDELREVLQVRRTLEAEGARLAALSRTEEEVAELWSLLVRREVELRERRWEDFARTDAEFHSAVVRAGHNGLLTELHRGLTEVITASIAATSSITPGVEHVPEIGHEGLAEAIARRDPDRAAAEACGFLDELLERVERS; via the coding sequence GTGCCTTTGGCCACCACCCGGCGGGCCGGCCTGGTCGACCAGGTCATCGAGCAGCTGCGCACCGCCGTCGCGGAGGGCGAATGGCCCCTCGGCAAGCGCATCCCGACCGAAGCCGAGCTCGGCGAACAGCTCGGCGTCGGGCGCAACACCATCCGCGAAGCCGTACGCGCGCTCGCGCACACGGGCCTGCTCGAAGTCCGCCAGGGCGACGGCACCTACGTGCGCGCCACCAGCGAGGTGTCCGGCGCGATCCGCCGCCTCTGCGGCGACGAGCTGCGCGAGGTCCTGCAGGTCCGGCGCACCCTCGAAGCCGAAGGCGCCCGCCTCGCCGCGTTGTCGCGCACCGAGGAGGAGGTGGCGGAGCTGTGGTCGCTGCTGGTCCGCCGCGAGGTCGAGCTGCGCGAACGGCGCTGGGAGGACTTCGCGCGCACCGACGCCGAGTTCCACTCGGCGGTCGTGCGCGCCGGGCACAACGGACTGCTCACCGAGCTCCACCGCGGCCTCACCGAGGTCATCACGGCGAGCATCGCGGCGACGTCGAGCATCACGCCGGGCGTCGAGCACGTTCCGGAGATCGGCCACGAAGGTCTTGCCGAAGCCATCGCCCGGCGCGATCCCGATCGCGCGGCGGCCGAGGCCTGCGGCTTCCTGGACGAGCTCCTGGAGCGCGTCGAACGCTCCTGA
- a CDS encoding CynX/NimT family MFS transporter produces MRVEHRESALEPELDGAIEVRTPGVVAAGALLAVAVVLTALNLRPAITGVGPMLEEMRADLGTSGVWAGVLTTLPTLCFAGAGLAAPLLARRAGIGSAIALALATIAAGLVLRVVDGPAVVLGGTLVATAGIALINVLIPVVIKDSFPARIGVMTGVYTAALQGGGALGSAVTPQLGDTFGGWRPALGTWAVVAVVALVAWILAARGTGRTPRHADAADAGRSLLRNRLAWVVTAFFGLQAFYAYAAMGWFPQVLMDAGVPRDEAGLLFGLVSLIAVPISLVVAPMAARQRGQGLWIVTLGVFGFAGTTGLMLAPSWSPLLWSLLVGLGMSVFSLALTVIALRARTGADTARLSGMAQGFGYLFAALGPFLFGLLHDVAGGWQVPLAMLLALLLVQMVFGALAGRRRFV; encoded by the coding sequence ATGCGCGTCGAACACCGTGAATCCGCCCTGGAACCCGAGCTGGACGGCGCCATCGAGGTCCGGACGCCGGGCGTGGTCGCCGCCGGCGCGCTCCTCGCGGTCGCGGTGGTGCTCACCGCCCTCAACCTGCGCCCGGCGATCACCGGGGTCGGGCCCATGCTCGAAGAAATGCGCGCGGACCTGGGCACCTCGGGAGTCTGGGCGGGCGTGCTCACGACGTTGCCGACGCTCTGCTTCGCCGGTGCCGGGCTGGCCGCGCCGCTGCTGGCCCGCCGGGCCGGGATCGGCTCCGCGATCGCGCTCGCGCTGGCCACGATCGCGGCCGGGCTGGTCCTGCGCGTGGTCGACGGCCCGGCCGTGGTGCTCGGCGGGACGCTCGTCGCCACCGCCGGGATCGCCCTGATCAACGTGCTCATCCCGGTGGTCATCAAGGACTCCTTCCCGGCCCGCATCGGCGTCATGACCGGCGTCTACACCGCGGCCCTGCAGGGCGGCGGCGCCCTCGGGTCGGCGGTGACCCCGCAGCTCGGCGACACCTTCGGCGGCTGGCGCCCGGCGCTGGGCACCTGGGCGGTGGTGGCCGTCGTCGCGCTGGTCGCGTGGATTCTCGCAGCCCGCGGCACCGGCCGGACACCGCGTCACGCCGACGCCGCCGACGCCGGCCGGTCGCTGCTGCGCAACCGGCTCGCCTGGGTCGTCACGGCCTTCTTCGGCCTGCAGGCGTTCTACGCCTACGCCGCGATGGGCTGGTTCCCGCAGGTGCTGATGGACGCCGGAGTGCCGCGCGACGAAGCCGGCCTGCTGTTCGGCCTGGTCTCGCTGATCGCCGTGCCCATCAGCCTGGTCGTCGCGCCGATGGCGGCCCGCCAGCGCGGCCAGGGCTTGTGGATCGTCACCCTCGGCGTCTTCGGCTTCGCCGGGACGACCGGGCTGATGCTCGCGCCGTCGTGGTCGCCGCTGCTGTGGAGCCTGCTGGTCGGGCTCGGGATGAGCGTGTTCTCCCTGGCTCTGACGGTGATCGCGTTGCGCGCCCGCACCGGCGCCGACACCGCCCGCCTGTCCGGGATGGCGCAGGGCTTCGGCTACCTGTTCGCCGCGCTGGGGCCGTTCCTGTTCGGCCTGCTGCACGACGTCGCGGGTGGCTGGCAGGTGCCGCTGGCGATGCTCCTGGCGTTGCTGCTCGTCCAGATGGTGTTCGGCGCGCTCGCCGGCCGCCGCCGGTTCGTCTGA
- a CDS encoding XRE family transcriptional regulator produces MAVPSPDLGTLLRVGPFDAALRAAIRARGLSLDRLREHLRARGVTVTTATLSYWQSGRSRPERRDSVRGLRQLEAVLEVPEGSLVALLGPPRARRSSLAEIGRFWPDGRRIDAAVSDVDIRWDERLTRLGQHDVVVVGPGREELEIRSRQVLRAEADGPDRWVVILHLDEHDRPLPELRDLRGCRAGRSVHRPGDGLLVVELLFDRPLRRGETVLTEHTLVNKAPHPVATNYERKFRLPVREYVLEIRFSPEAVPAVCRRFAEPGEAADVVPESGAVHGVALNFGPGRYGFEWDWPAS; encoded by the coding sequence GTGGCCGTGCCGTCGCCGGACCTCGGGACGTTGCTGCGCGTGGGCCCGTTCGACGCCGCCCTGCGCGCGGCGATCCGCGCTCGCGGCCTGAGTCTCGACCGGCTGCGCGAGCACCTGCGGGCCCGCGGCGTCACGGTGACGACGGCGACGCTGAGCTACTGGCAGTCCGGCCGCAGCCGCCCCGAGCGGCGGGACTCGGTCCGCGGCCTGCGTCAGCTCGAAGCCGTTCTCGAGGTACCGGAAGGTTCTCTGGTCGCCTTGCTCGGGCCGCCGCGGGCGCGCCGGTCCTCGCTCGCGGAGATCGGGCGGTTCTGGCCGGACGGCCGGCGCATCGACGCCGCCGTGTCCGATGTGGACATCCGCTGGGACGAGCGGCTGACCCGGCTCGGCCAGCACGACGTGGTTGTCGTCGGCCCCGGCCGTGAGGAACTGGAGATCCGGTCGCGGCAGGTGCTGCGTGCGGAAGCCGACGGCCCGGACCGGTGGGTGGTGATCCTGCACCTCGACGAGCACGACCGGCCGCTGCCGGAGCTGCGCGACCTGCGCGGCTGCCGGGCGGGCCGCAGCGTGCACCGGCCCGGGGACGGCCTGCTCGTCGTCGAACTGCTCTTCGACAGGCCGCTGCGGCGCGGCGAAACGGTGCTCACCGAGCACACGCTCGTCAACAAAGCGCCGCACCCGGTCGCGACGAACTACGAACGCAAGTTCCGGCTGCCGGTCCGCGAATACGTGCTCGAAATCCGGTTCTCGCCTGAGGCGGTTCCGGCGGTGTGCCGCCGGTTCGCCGAACCGGGTGAAGCAGCCGACGTCGTCCCGGAATCCGGTGCGGTGCACGGGGTCGCGCTGAACTTCGGCCCCGGCCGGTACGGCTTCGAATGGGACTGGCCCGCCAGTTAA
- a CDS encoding fibronectin type III domain-containing protein — translation MRRFVSVASVAALAALGLGVTPAQAAPPPSHPQAEVDGVATAFGLTADQARAQLAAQDDAHRVAAALPAAVRAASAGQWFDAATGKLTVAVTSAADAGRVAAAGAVAKVVTRSQADLDRTDAAVRSLVGAGVPGVYGWGVDVRGNDVGVDVDRTKKTAATESFLSRVKDLGVRITETPTSPRQQSGTIQTGNPWWPGSESNCSVGFPATDSGGAKHFLTAGHCTNDRDQAAYGASGQQNRLGTSNVGGTHSVNAREGDMGVVAVTEAGWTLSASVNTWGEPAVTLSGAAEAMVGDRVCHSGNTSHWQCGEVKYTHKSVDYGGGLVIDDLTWTTACSLGGDSGGGWLLGDKATGLHDGGPSKCVDNPSDGDLSLFQPVLEALTRWQLTLVTGSGDTTPPSAPANPRVTGSTTTSVSLAWDASTGDATAYDVYNGSALATSVAGTTATVTGLSPDTAYTFTVKARDVAGNASPASAAVTARTQAGGGGRTLTNGTDYPIRDYQQVFSPITSTLTGQAATPLSVAVTLRHTCAEDLGVTLLDPNSRAYALKYSGGGSTCTVWNGTRTFTVPATAPAGGRWQLRVTDYGPGDTGTLDSWSITL, via the coding sequence ATGCGCAGATTCGTTTCCGTCGCGAGCGTGGCCGCGTTGGCCGCGCTCGGACTGGGCGTCACCCCGGCCCAGGCGGCGCCACCGCCGAGTCACCCGCAGGCCGAGGTGGACGGCGTGGCCACCGCCTTCGGGCTCACCGCGGACCAGGCCCGGGCCCAGCTCGCGGCCCAGGACGACGCTCACCGGGTGGCCGCGGCCCTGCCCGCCGCGGTGCGCGCGGCCTCGGCCGGGCAGTGGTTCGACGCGGCCACCGGGAAGCTGACCGTCGCCGTGACGTCGGCCGCCGACGCCGGCCGGGTCGCCGCCGCGGGAGCCGTCGCGAAGGTCGTGACGCGGAGCCAGGCGGACCTGGACCGCACCGACGCCGCCGTCCGCTCGCTGGTCGGAGCGGGCGTGCCGGGCGTCTACGGCTGGGGTGTCGACGTCCGCGGCAACGACGTCGGCGTCGACGTCGACCGCACGAAGAAGACCGCCGCGACCGAAAGCTTCCTTTCCCGGGTGAAGGATCTCGGCGTCCGGATCACCGAGACGCCGACCTCGCCGCGGCAGCAGTCGGGCACGATCCAGACCGGCAACCCGTGGTGGCCGGGCAGCGAGAGCAACTGCTCGGTCGGCTTCCCGGCCACGGATTCCGGCGGTGCCAAGCACTTCCTCACCGCGGGCCACTGCACGAACGACCGTGACCAGGCCGCGTACGGCGCTTCGGGCCAGCAGAACAGGCTCGGCACGTCGAACGTCGGCGGCACACACAGCGTGAACGCCCGCGAAGGCGACATGGGCGTCGTCGCGGTGACGGAAGCGGGCTGGACCCTGTCCGCGTCGGTCAACACCTGGGGCGAGCCGGCGGTCACGCTGTCCGGCGCGGCCGAGGCGATGGTCGGCGACCGCGTCTGCCATTCCGGCAACACCTCGCACTGGCAGTGCGGCGAGGTCAAGTACACGCACAAGTCCGTCGACTACGGCGGCGGCCTGGTCATCGACGACCTGACCTGGACGACGGCGTGCTCCCTCGGCGGCGACTCGGGCGGCGGCTGGCTGCTCGGTGACAAGGCCACCGGCCTGCACGACGGCGGCCCGTCGAAGTGCGTCGACAACCCGAGTGACGGCGACCTCTCCCTGTTCCAGCCGGTGCTCGAGGCGCTGACCAGGTGGCAGCTCACGCTGGTGACCGGCAGCGGCGACACGACCCCGCCGAGCGCGCCCGCCAACCCGCGCGTCACCGGCTCGACAACCACCAGCGTGTCCCTCGCCTGGGACGCGTCGACCGGCGACGCCACCGCGTACGACGTCTACAACGGCTCCGCGCTCGCCACGAGCGTCGCGGGCACCACCGCCACGGTCACCGGGCTCTCGCCGGACACCGCGTACACCTTCACGGTCAAGGCACGCGACGTCGCGGGGAACGCGTCTCCCGCGAGCGCGGCCGTCACCGCGCGCACGCAGGCCGGGGGCGGCGGTCGGACTCTCACCAACGGCACGGACTACCCGATCCGCGACTACCAGCAGGTGTTCAGCCCGATCACGTCCACCCTGACCGGCCAGGCGGCCACACCGCTTTCCGTCGCGGTCACGCTGCGGCACACCTGTGCCGAAGACCTCGGAGTCACGCTCCTCGACCCGAACAGCCGGGCGTACGCGCTCAAGTACAGCGGCGGCGGCAGCACGTGCACGGTGTGGAACGGCACTCGCACGTTCACCGTCCCGGCAACCGCTCCGGCGGGCGGCCGGTGGCAGCTGCGCGTGACCGACTACGGGCCCGGCGACACCGGCACCCTGGACAGCTGGTCGATCACGCTCTAG